The Candidatus Methylomirabilota bacterium genome contains the following window.
TCCGACGTTTCGGCCCGGGCGTGACTCCGCTCGTCAGCCACAACGGGGAATGCGTGATGGCCCGGCAGGGGAATGTCCTGGTCGCGGCCTTTCATCCCGAGCTGACAGACGATACCGCCGTACACCGCTACTTTGCCGACATGGTGCGGGCTGCCTCGACGCGCTAGCGGCCACGCCCCGCTCTCTCTGACGCACCGCGGCGAGCCCGGGTCTTCGAGATTGACAGCCCCTGGGGCACGGAGCATAGTCTGGTCTGACCAACAGACCGCCCGAGTCCGACACAACCGGCGGGACAGCTCACGCCGAGGAGGAGCGTATGGCCCACTTCACCTGCGAGGTCGTCTATCGCGGTATCTTCCAGAAGAACCTCGCCGCCCGCATCTGCCGCGGCATCGTGCTCTCGGCGCGCAAGGCCGGCCGGTGGGGCATCGCCTTCGGCCGCTACGGTGACAGCCCCCAGCGCAATGGCATCCCCGCCAAGGATTTCGCCATCGTGGCGGACACACAGGAAGAGCTCGAGCAGAACATGGCCCGCTACGAGCCCAAGGAGGTCGATGTCACCATCTGCGTGGACGACACGCTGTCCAAGGGCGTCGAGTCCTGGGCGTGGTACGGGCTCCAGCCGATCAACCGGCTGACCGTCCCCAATGGCACGGTCCTCATGACCTCGCTCCAGAGCCCCGCGGATCTGCTCAAGGACATCCACAAGAAGGAAGCCCCCTACAACCTGGCCCTGATCCCTGCCAAGGCCTCCTTCTCCGGGCTCTGGGTCTACAAAGAGGACCACACTGAGGCGCGGATCCTTGGCGCCCTCGCCAAGATCCAGCCCGGGTTCCTGTCCCTGGACGCCGTCTGCGCGGCCATCCAAGAGGCCGAGTGGGGCTCCGAGCTCAAGGCGGCCTCGGCGCGCAAGGCCTTCGAGCGACTCGAGAGCCGCCCAGTCAAGATCACCGAGGGCAATGCCGAGACGCCGTTCTCCTTCGAGAAGCCGAAGTGGTGGGAGATGCGCGAGGGCGTCAGCATCCCCGCCATCCCTATCGGCAAGCCCATGGAAGGCGGCAAGGGCTATGTCCCCGAGCGCAATCCGTACTTCAAGAAGTTCACCACGCGCACGATGCGCCCGGTCATCGACTTCGACAAGTGCGTGAAGTGCACGCTCTGCTGGCTCCAGTGCCCGGACTCGTGCTTCGACGTGACCCCAGACGGGCTCTACGACGCCAACATGGAGTCCTGCTGCGGCTGCGGGGTCTGCGAGGCCGTCTGCCCGGCCAAGGACTGCGTCACCATGGTTCGGGAGGACGCGTTCGAGGACAATGCCAGCCAGTGGGAGATGTGGCGGCGCGACAAGCCAGCCTACATGACCTGGATGGGAGACAAGATCGCCTCCAAGCAGCACGTGGTGCGCTCGCACGGCTTCCGCTTCCGCGGGCAGTATGAGGAGGAGATCAAGCAGTCTCTGGACCAGGGCGGCACCGAGATCACGGCAGGCATCCCCGGCGAGAACGCCGTGGGCAAGCAACGCTAGAGACCCGGGAGGATATCGCGATGGCAGTGGAGACCAAGACACCCGCGCCGGGCACCATGGCAACCGACGACCGGGAGATGCTCATCTCGGGCAGCGAGGCCTGCGCCGAAGCGCTGACCCTGGCCGACCTCGACGTGGTGACGGCCTATCCGATCCGGCCCTACGACACGGTGATGCAGGCCATCGCCAAGAAGATCGCCAACGGCCAGCTGGAGGCGGAGTACATCGTGGCCGAGGGTGAGCACAGCCAGTTCGAGATCGTCAAGCATGCCTCGACGGTGGGAGCGCGCGTCTTCTGCGGCTCCTCGGGCGTGGGCTGGATGTACGCGATGGAGTGCCTCACGGTGACGCCGCCGTTGCGCGTCCCCATGGTGTGCATGGTCGGCAACCGCGCCCTCGACGACCCCGGCGCCTTCGGCGTCGAGCACAACGACGCCCTGACCGTGCGCGACCTCGGGTGGTTGCTCATCTGGGTGGACACGGCCCAGGAGATGCTGGACACTACCTTGCTCGCCTATCGCATCGCGGAAGACCGGCGAGTGTTCCTGCCCATCGCCATCTCCGCCGACGGAGCGTTCCTCACGCACTCGCAGGCCATCGTGCAGGTGCCCACGAGGGCCAAGGTGGACAAGTTCCTGCCGCCCTACAATCGTGGCGATCTGCAGTTGCACCCGGACAACCCGATCACCGTGGCCCCGCAGGCCAACGAGGACTGGGTCATCGAGATCCGGCGCCAGAACAATGAGGCGATGAACCGCGCCTACACCGTCATCGAGGAGGCCTACGCGGACTTCCGCAAGACCTTTGGGCGCGGCCCCGAGAACCCGTGGTTCGAGGAGTACATGACGGAGGACGCCGAGGTCATCCTGATGGGGATGGGCACGATCTCGCTGCCCTTCAAGGTCGGCATCCGGAACATGCGCGCCAAGGGGATGAAGGTGGGGCTCATTCGTCCGCGGTGGTTCCGACCTTTCCCCACGGAGAAGATGGTGGCTGCGCTCCAGGGCGCCAAGGCCATCGGCGTCATCGACCGGGACTACTCCTTCGGCTC
Protein-coding sequences here:
- a CDS encoding 4Fe-4S dicluster-binding protein, whose translation is MAHFTCEVVYRGIFQKNLAARICRGIVLSARKAGRWGIAFGRYGDSPQRNGIPAKDFAIVADTQEELEQNMARYEPKEVDVTICVDDTLSKGVESWAWYGLQPINRLTVPNGTVLMTSLQSPADLLKDIHKKEAPYNLALIPAKASFSGLWVYKEDHTEARILGALAKIQPGFLSLDAVCAAIQEAEWGSELKAASARKAFERLESRPVKITEGNAETPFSFEKPKWWEMREGVSIPAIPIGKPMEGGKGYVPERNPYFKKFTTRTMRPVIDFDKCVKCTLCWLQCPDSCFDVTPDGLYDANMESCCGCGVCEAVCPAKDCVTMVREDAFEDNASQWEMWRRDKPAYMTWMGDKIASKQHVVRSHGFRFRGQYEEEIKQSLDQGGTEITAGIPGENAVGKQR
- a CDS encoding pyruvate ferredoxin oxidoreductase produces the protein MAVETKTPAPGTMATDDREMLISGSEACAEALTLADLDVVTAYPIRPYDTVMQAIAKKIANGQLEAEYIVAEGEHSQFEIVKHASTVGARVFCGSSGVGWMYAMECLTVTPPLRVPMVCMVGNRALDDPGAFGVEHNDALTVRDLGWLLIWVDTAQEMLDTTLLAYRIAEDRRVFLPIAISADGAFLTHSQAIVQVPTRAKVDKFLPPYNRGDLQLHPDNPITVAPQANEDWVIEIRRQNNEAMNRAYTVIEEAYADFRKTFGRGPENPWFEEYMTEDAEVILMGMGTISLPFKVGIRNMRAKGMKVGLIRPRWFRPFPTEKMVAALQGAKAIGVIDRDYSFGSPFGSGVVANEIRAAMYNADKRPPLLSFICGLGGREVTLEDVYKATDLCFEAAKSGKSPLKTQWLGVRE